The region TTCGGTCCTGGTCGCCACTTGCATTGTCGGCTCAATGCTGTTAGTACCAACTGCATCTTCAGTGCTACTTGTTTGATCACTTACCCTGCAAGACTCACTTATGGTTTCAGAGGAGCTCAGCTGCTCTGCATCTTTGGTGGAGGTAAAGAAGATGCTTCCTTCGTCTTTTTCATCGCCGCCTTTGCTCACTTCCTGCCACTCTAGCCTCCTCAAGAAACCTTCTTCGATGTCGTTAAGAGATGGATATTTATCATCGTCGTCATTGTTGATGGTGCAAGGCAAACGGAACTCAAATGAGGTGTGCCTCCTGGACGAACCAATTAGCTGTTCGCTGTCCGTTATCAGGTTGTTGGCCTTGTCAACACTCTTTGAGCTTTCACTACTGTCATCGCCATATTTCTCAGTCCCACTGTCATTGCCATCACCTTGGTCGTGCTCACGGTCCACCTCATCAAGTCCATCGGATAAAGTGGGCGATGACGAAAATGTCGAATACGATCCTTCATCCTCCTCACGTTCTCTGagtgttttgagaaccaaggtcttGAGCAAGTTCATGACTTGAACAGCATGCATCAGAGCAGTAAGAGGATCTGACATCTGATTGCAAGAAAAGCATTCGCCTATGTTAGCAACTGTGTGAACAAGAAATGTTTTCAAACAAGGGAAATGTGGCAAGCAAATCAGTACCTGTGTCATATTGGGTGCGAAAACCATGGCGATATTCCGGGCATTCATCTTGTTTGACTCCTCTTCTTCGACGACATCGGCCATGAGCTCTACGACCCAGCTGAGCAGTGCAGCATGTGTTACAGGAATATGGCTCACCAGCTCCACACATTGTTCCTCGGTGTTGCAGTTCAGGACTTGCTCTGGTGAGAGGCTATCAAGCACACCTTCGGGTAGTTCCCTGAACCAGGCCTGGATCGAATCGCACAACATAATTAACCCCGATGTTTTCGCCGGGCAGAAGGGCCAAATGTTTGACAATGCAAAAAACATAGTAGCATTTGAAGGAAAAAAACATAGACTAAAAGTGTGAGGAAATTGATGTTAATTATTTATCAGTATCATAGTAGCATTCTTGCTGTCAGGAAGCTACAGTAGTTAATTAGGAGTACACCAATACACTCTTGGGCATAAAAATGGATACCAATGGCTGTACCCATggaagatgttcactaaggattttATTACACATTTCTTTGCACTACTAATCTCATAAACCTATTTATCGGACTCTGCTTGCACAAAATGGATACAGGGCAATCTGGAAAGTCATTGAGCACCAGAAGCTCCTACAGTAAACAATGAGTACCTTAATCAAGCTAGCGAGGCAGTGGACGTCGATGTCGTCAGGCACGACACCCCTGTTCAGCTGCTCCCTGACATGCTCCTCCTGGCTGTTCTCCGGGGTGATGCGGAAGATCCCTTCTGCCTGCATACACATCATCGATTCCATCCACACAGATCAGTGAACAACATCGACTTCAACAAGGAACACACTCAGCTTCACATTTGCTCGGCTCCAAATTTGATTAAGTTTCAGCTAGCAAAGAGGAGCAGAGTAATGGATTGCTTGCGCAGTTGTGCTACCTTGAGGCCATCCTGGGAGTAGAGCCGCTCCTGCATGAGCAGGAGGATCTTGGGCACCGAGTTCCCCCTGTCGTCGTAGCCGCACTGCATCGACTCCGGCGACACCCCAAAGACGCTGGCGCTGCAGGCCGGAAAGGAAGCACACGCATTTGAAATCTGAACCGAATCCTCATCCTCGCCGGGGCACGCACGGCTCAGCAGGCAAACAGTAATCTAGAAGAAAGAATCCGGCCGGTCGGtttgaggagaagaagaggaggaagctaCCTGGCGCTGGGCGCTGGGCAGGGGATCTGGAGCTCGAACTCGACGGGGAGGCCGAGGAAGCCCTGGAGGCGGTCGAAGGTGACGTGCGCGACGTGGCGGACGTCGGTGGGCCAGCCGATGTCCATCCCCCAGGCCCCCGCGCCGGCGGCCGGGTCGTCGGCGTCCGCCATCTGGCACGGCAGCGCCACCGACTTGCGCAGCGCGGCGAGCAGCAGCTCCAGCACCTGCCCCTGCCGCTCCTGCTGGTCCGCCTTCCGCTCCCCCACGCCCCCGCAGCCGTCGCCGGGGCGGGAGATGAGCACCACCTCGCCCatcgcggcctcctcctcctcctcctcctgtggtgTGTGAGCGGCGGTGGTGCCTGCTGGTTCTCGGGCTGAGCTGAGCTGAGCTGAGCTCGGGGGGAGTGAGTGAGTGGGTGAGTGTGGGGGGAGAGCAGCGGCGGTGCGATTTTGAATGGAGGTGGTGGGGAGCATGGAGGGGGCcgctttttttgtttggcttcggTTGTCCTCCCCGCGATCTCGATTTCGAattgggggaggggggagggagacGCACGTGGGGCCGGGAGACCAGACATGGGGGGCCCACCTCCAACGGCTGCCGAATTCAAATGCTAGGTGCTCCAAATACATGGCTGATCGTTGCGTGTGGAAAAATAGTGAAGCTAGAGCGTATCTAATCCAATAGCTGCTATAGGAGGGTATTACTGTTTTTTTTGGGGGGGTATTCGAGATAAAAAATGGTTCTTCAACAACTGTCCTTGATCTAAAATTTGGTCCAATACTTTTTGGCAGCCAAAAAACAGCATAAAGTGCTGCCAATGTGGGGCGCTTTGGCTGCTGCCGCAAAACCAAACGCCGCCACCATGGCCGTCCCTACTCGCCGCAGCGGTTTTGTCGCCCCACGAGCAGCCGTTGCGGCCGCAGTGGAAGCGACGCCTCTGAAAAAGGTCGTCGTGCCCAAGCCAAGATGCGGCGTGAAGAGCCCGATGTGTGCCCCCGCCTCGGGTGCTTCATGGTCGAAGAAGGCGAAGGCCACGTCGTTGGCTGCTGTAGCTGCGCAGCGGTGGTGCGTCCTCCTCCTACCCCTTTTCGTCCCGTCACCGCTTGTGGATGAGGAGTCGGCGTCACCTGTCGTGAACACGACGGGCGTTCACATCTTGTTTGATGAAATGTCGCAAAAGGTAACAAATAATTCATCTCTTTTGTTTTTTGTGTTGTTTTCCAATGTCGAATGCAATTTGAAATGTTGGAAATAAAATTTTGTGTGCCTGTATTCATTTTCGCAATTGTAAGTCGATGTGTGTCTATATTCAATTTCGTGTGCATGTAGTGTTGACGATGACACTTATTTGCAATATGCAAATGTTGCAAATGAAGATTTTGTCTCTCAAGAAATGCCCTCTCAAGAATATGAAACATGATATGATGCTGAGCTTCTtgacatggaggaggaggatgttctTGATGCAACTCCTAGGGGAAGAGTGGCAAACTACTAAAACGGTCAAGAGTGTTGTTATCAGTGGCTTGGAAGAAGATTTCCATTGACGCGGTCGTTGAAAGTGAGCAACCAATGAGCACATGTTGGGTGCGGCTCAAAGAGTTCTTTTATGCACACAACAATAGTGGCTATGGCCGATCGACCGCATCAACAGAGATAAAATTGTGTGTGTATATATTCGAGATAAAAAAAGTTGCTTCAGCAACTGTCCTGGATGTAAAATTTGCTCCAATACTTTTTGGCAGCCAAAAAACATCATAAAGTGCTGCAAATACAGGGCACTTCCGCAAACCAAACTCCAGCTCTCCCTCCTGCCATTCCTCCCGTCGCCGACATGGTTGTCCCTACTCGCGGCAGCGGTTTTACCGCCCCACAAGCAGCCGTTGCGGCCGCAATGGAAGCGCTGCCTCTGAAGAAGGTCGTCGTGTCCAAGCCAAGAGGCGGCATGAAGAGCCCGCCGTGTGACCCGCCTTGGTTGCTTCATGGTCGAAGAAGGCGACATGTCGCTGGCTACTGCAGCTGCAGCGGTGGTGCATCCTCCTCCTACCCCTTTCGTCCCGTCACCGCTTGTGGAGTAGGAGTCGACGTCACCCGTCGTGACCACGACGGTCGTCCACATCTTGTTCGATGAAATGTCTGCAAAAGGTAACAAATAATTCTTCTCTTTGTTTTCTATATTGTTTTTCAATATTGAATGCAATTTTAAATGCTGGAGATAAAATTTTGTGTGCCTATATTCAGTTTTGCAATTGTAATTTGATGTGTGTCTATATTCAATTTTGTGTGCATGCAGTGTTGACGATGACACTTTTTTTGCAATATGCAAATGTTGCAAATGAAGATGTTGTCTCTCAAGAATATGAAACATGATATGATGATGGGCTTCTTGACATGGAGGAGGAGGGTTTTCTTGATGCAACTCCTAGGGGAAGAGGGGCAAACTACTAAAACGATCAAAACATGTTGTTATCACTGGCTTGAAAGAAGATTTCTATTGATGCGGTCGGTCGAAAGTGAGCAACAAATGAGCACATGTTGGGTGCGGATCAAAGAGTTCTTTTATGCACACAACAATAGTGGCTATGGCCGATCTACCGCTTCTCTCCTCCACTGATGGTCCACAAATATCCGCGGAATGTCAAAAGTGGTCGGCTTGCTTGACAAATGTCGCCCACGTGAACCCAAGTGGTGGCAACCATGATGATAAGGTGTTTGCTTGCTAACAGTGGCAGAGCTTGTGCAAAACGTAAGAGGGGGCCATGACTTGAAGGAGGGCAATTAATAGGAAAGGAGGGGCTAATCTCTAGTTGAAACACTAGTTGCTCCTAAAGTCTAGCATTTTCTTCAATGAATGCACAAATTAAGGAGGGTCCATGGCCCCTGTTGGTCTACACTAAGCTCCACCACTGCTTGCTTTATTCATCAATTCCTTTGTCAGGTGTAGTATGTAGATCATGCTTGCTCATTTAGTTTGTACATATGCCTAACTTCTTTTCTTAATTATGGTATGTAGCTCATGATTGCTCAAGGTTTGTTCCAGTGAAGAGGAAATTAAGAGTGGTGACAAGAAGAAAGGAAAATCATTCATGTTGCACTATTGATGGAAGGAGCTTGAAAACGAGAAGTGGAAGAGCCATGAGTTATTTGAAATTCCTAATAAGAGGAAGAGTTCGTTGGAAATATCACTATTGTTGTTGTTCATGATGATGCATCAAGTGGCGAGGAAAGAAAAAGGTGCCCCACTCCCAACTCGGTTGCCAAGTCGAGACGGACGGATGGAAGAAAAAAATTGAAGGAAAAGGGAACAAAGACCAGAGACAGTGATCTTCTGGCATCATGTATTGAAATAAAAGTTAAAGTTGTATTTGGAaagtgttaatcaagcatttgaagaaAATGTTGAATGCATATAGAAAAAATGTGGACCATCTATTGAAGAAATGTTAAACTAGTATTTGGAAAAATGTTaaacaagcatttgaaaaaaatgataaatgtgtatagaaaaagtgTTGAccttgtattaaaaaaatgttaagcTTGTATTTGTAAAATGTTAAACAAGCATTCTAAAAAATGGTAAATATGTataggaaaaatgttgaccatgtattaaaaaatgaaattgtatttaaaaatgttaatcaagattTTTAAAAATATATAAAATGTGTATAGAAGAAATGTTAATGCAGTATTTCAACAATGTTAAATGTATGTAGAAAATATGGTGACCGAGTATTCAGTAAATTTTAAAGTTGTATTTGAAAAAGTAAAAGAACTGTAGTAGATTATGCAaaaaaaatgtgtataaaaaatgaaAACCCTATAGAAACCAAAATAAAACCAacgaaaaacaaggaaaaaagaaccggagaaaaaagaaagaaaatataaaaaaatctagTGAAAAAAGGGGGGAAAAGAACTCAATATAACAGAGAAAGAACGAAGAAAAATTGATGAGAAACAATGGTAAACCGGCTCTTTTTCTTTCATAATGTCGTGGCTAACTGCCCTGCGCTGCAACCGAGAGATCCTGGGTTTGTCTCCGGCGTGACCTTTTTTTTTCTCTAGTCTATTTCCTTTAAGTATGCACGGATGGGCTGGCCCACAGTATAGACGCTTCAGGCGATACCGAAGGAAGCCTCGCTACAAGGGAGATATAGCCTTTGCGGCATTTTTATAGGAGCTGCTTTCAAAATATTGTGTTTTGGTTGGTTTAAAGCAAACTACAAGCGTAGTGGTCTTTGTTGGACCAATAACAGAAAATATCGTGCTATTGGACCGTCCTAATTCGGTGGTT is a window of Triticum dicoccoides isolate Atlit2015 ecotype Zavitan chromosome 2B, WEW_v2.0, whole genome shotgun sequence DNA encoding:
- the LOC119362068 gene encoding rho GTPase-activating protein 5-like — protein: MGEVVLISRPGDGCGGVGERKADQQERQGQVLELLLAALRKSVALPCQMADADDPAAGAGAWGMDIGWPTDVRHVAHVTFDRLQGFLGLPVEFELQIPCPAPSASASVFGVSPESMQCGYDDRGNSVPKILLLMQERLYSQDGLKAEGIFRITPENSQEEHVREQLNRGVVPDDIDVHCLASLIKAWFRELPEGVLDSLSPEQVLNCNTEEQCVELVSHIPVTHAALLSWVVELMADVVEEEESNKMNARNIAMVFAPNMTQMSDPLTALMHAVQVMNLLKTLVLKTLREREEDEGSYSTFSSSPTLSDGLDEVDREHDQGDGNDSGTEKYGDDSSESSKSVDKANNLITDSEQLIGSSRRHTSFEFRLPCTINNDDDDKYPSLNDIEEGFLRRLEWQEVSKGGDEKDEGSIFFTSTKDAEQLSSSETISESCRVSDQTSSTEDAVGTNSIEPTMQVATRTETTSEKATNAKEVS